A genomic window from Scatophagus argus isolate fScaArg1 chromosome 17, fScaArg1.pri, whole genome shotgun sequence includes:
- the LOC124074918 gene encoding class I histocompatibility antigen, F10 alpha chain-like isoform X3, whose amino-acid sequence MYFFALFVLFWTGSMVNSEKHSLTYIYTALSKPVTYPGIHQFTAMGLLDDEIIDYFDSVKQKKEPKQKWMEKNMEKGYWEKGTLSRQSKQQWFTVNINILKERLRQNDSDLHILQWRHGCEGDWHDNGQMKFVRGMDMYSYDGDDFLSFDNSHAVWVAPVNEAKETKRKWDDVDVLKQYTKGYLENECIKWLKDFVNYSREELKTGPAPDVYPFIQKSKVEGNMVLTCLATGFHSKNIVLRIKSDDRVLTEKDGVQSSGVRPNEDNTFQRRDHVEIVEKELAKYTCEVVHPPSGFRVQRIWEPPRVFPVVAVAAGVGILLMVGVVGLVLVLLRRRLAGCKFTKGPGQNINVVVIPANGNHNGGVGEGVEDPLLNGAPPASDASSQSSNSSGGVPSISVPLLNGSEGSLDSGVSSKPDSTSESGSERKTSVAEHQAENV is encoded by the exons ATGTACTTCTTCGccctttttgtccttttttggaCAGGATCGATGGTAAACAGCg AGAAGCATTCCCTCACTTACATCTACACGGCCCTCTCCAAACCCGTCACATATCCGGGCATCCATCAGTTCACAGCCATGGGCCTGCTGGACGATGAGATTATCGACTACTTTGACAGtgtgaaacagaagaaagagcCCAAACAGAAGTGGATGGAAAAGAACATGGAGAAAGGCTACTGGGAGAAAGGCACACTGTCCCGCCAGAGCAAGCAGCAGTGGTTCACGGTCAACATCAACATTCTGAAGGAGAGACTGAGACAAAACGACTCGG ACCTCCATATTCTTCAGTGGAGGCACGGCTGTGAGGGCGACTGGCACGACAACGGCCAGATGAAGTTTGTGCGCGGCATGGACATGTACAGCTACGACGGAGATGACTTCCTGTCCTTCGACAACAGTCACGCAGTTTGGGTAGCCCCAGTGAACGAAGCAAAAGAGACCAAGAGAAAGTGGGATGACGTCGACGTCCTGAAACAATACACCAAAGGCTACCTGGAGAACGAGTGCATAAAATGGTTGAAGGATTTCGTGAACTACAGCCGAGAGGAGCTGAAAACAGGGC CTGCACCAGACGTGTACCCGTTCATACAGAAAAGCAAAGTGGAGGGAAACATGGTTTTGACGTGCCTGGCCACAGGTTTCCACTCCAAAAACATCGTCCTGCGTATCAAATCGGATGACCGCGTTCTGACTGAAAAGGATGGAGTGCAGAGCTCAGGCGTTCGACCAAACGAAGACAACACGTTCCAGAGAAGAGACCACGTGGAGATTGTGGAGAAGGAGCTGGCCAAGTACACCTGTGAAGTGGTTCACCCTCCGTCTGGGTTCCGTGTGCAGAGGATTTGGG AACCTCCACGTGTTTTCCCTGTGGTTGCCGTCGCTGCAGGAGTAGGGATTCTGCTCATGGTCGGAGTCGTGGGTCTGGTGCTGGTCCTGCTCAGAAGAAGATTGGCTG GTTGTAAATTCACAAAAGGCCCAG GACAAAACATTAACGTTGTGGTCATTCCCGCAA atggtAACCACAATGGTGGCGTGGGTGAAGGGGTCGAGGACCCACTCCTGAATG GTGCACCACCTGCTAGTGATGCCAGTTCTCAGA gcaGTAACTCCAGTGGTGGCGTGCCCAGCATCAGTGTCCCACTCCTGAATG gGTCAGAGGGGTCTCTGGACTCTGGCGTCTCCA GCAAGCCAGACTCCACGTCCGAGTCTGGGAGCGAAAGGAAAACGTCAGTGGCCGAACATCAAGCTGAAAACGTCTGA
- the LOC124074918 gene encoding class I histocompatibility antigen, F10 alpha chain-like isoform X2: MYFFALFVLFWTGSMVNSEKHSLTYIYTALSKPVTYPGIHQFTAMGLLDDEIIDYFDSVKQKKEPKQKWMEKNMEKGYWEKGTLSRQSKQQWFTVNINILKERLRQNDSDLHILQWRHGCEGDWHDNGQMKFVRGMDMYSYDGDDFLSFDNSHAVWVAPVNEAKETKRKWDDVDVLKQYTKGYLENECIKWLKDFVNYSREELKTGPAPDVYPFIQKSKVEGNMVLTCLATGFHSKNIVLRIKSDDRVLTEKDGVQSSGVRPNEDNTFQRRDHVEIVEKELAKYTCEVVHPPSGFRVQRIWEPPRVFPVVAVAAGVGILLMVGVVGLVLVLLRRRLAGCKFTKGPGQNINVVVIPASSNSSGGVASISDPLLNGVKGAPPASDASSQSSNSSGGVPSISVPLLNGSEGSLDSGVSSKPDSTSESGSERKTSVAEHQAENV, encoded by the exons ATGTACTTCTTCGccctttttgtccttttttggaCAGGATCGATGGTAAACAGCg AGAAGCATTCCCTCACTTACATCTACACGGCCCTCTCCAAACCCGTCACATATCCGGGCATCCATCAGTTCACAGCCATGGGCCTGCTGGACGATGAGATTATCGACTACTTTGACAGtgtgaaacagaagaaagagcCCAAACAGAAGTGGATGGAAAAGAACATGGAGAAAGGCTACTGGGAGAAAGGCACACTGTCCCGCCAGAGCAAGCAGCAGTGGTTCACGGTCAACATCAACATTCTGAAGGAGAGACTGAGACAAAACGACTCGG ACCTCCATATTCTTCAGTGGAGGCACGGCTGTGAGGGCGACTGGCACGACAACGGCCAGATGAAGTTTGTGCGCGGCATGGACATGTACAGCTACGACGGAGATGACTTCCTGTCCTTCGACAACAGTCACGCAGTTTGGGTAGCCCCAGTGAACGAAGCAAAAGAGACCAAGAGAAAGTGGGATGACGTCGACGTCCTGAAACAATACACCAAAGGCTACCTGGAGAACGAGTGCATAAAATGGTTGAAGGATTTCGTGAACTACAGCCGAGAGGAGCTGAAAACAGGGC CTGCACCAGACGTGTACCCGTTCATACAGAAAAGCAAAGTGGAGGGAAACATGGTTTTGACGTGCCTGGCCACAGGTTTCCACTCCAAAAACATCGTCCTGCGTATCAAATCGGATGACCGCGTTCTGACTGAAAAGGATGGAGTGCAGAGCTCAGGCGTTCGACCAAACGAAGACAACACGTTCCAGAGAAGAGACCACGTGGAGATTGTGGAGAAGGAGCTGGCCAAGTACACCTGTGAAGTGGTTCACCCTCCGTCTGGGTTCCGTGTGCAGAGGATTTGGG AACCTCCACGTGTTTTCCCTGTGGTTGCCGTCGCTGCAGGAGTAGGGATTCTGCTCATGGTCGGAGTCGTGGGTCTGGTGCTGGTCCTGCTCAGAAGAAGATTGGCTG GTTGTAAATTCACAAAAGGCCCAG GACAAAACATTAACGTTGTGGTCATTCCCGCAA gcaGTAACTCCAGTGGTGGCGTGGCCAGCATCAGTGACCCACTCCTGAATG GTGTTAAAGGTGCACCACCTGCTAGTGATGCCAGTTCTCAGA gcaGTAACTCCAGTGGTGGCGTGCCCAGCATCAGTGTCCCACTCCTGAATG gGTCAGAGGGGTCTCTGGACTCTGGCGTCTCCA GCAAGCCAGACTCCACGTCCGAGTCTGGGAGCGAAAGGAAAACGTCAGTGGCCGAACATCAAGCTGAAAACGTCTGA
- the LOC124074918 gene encoding class I histocompatibility antigen, F10 alpha chain-like isoform X6, with amino-acid sequence MYFFALFVLFWTGSMVNSEKHSLTYIYTALSKPVTYPGIHQFTAMGLLDDEIIDYFDSVKQKKEPKQKWMEKNMEKGYWEKGTLSRQSKQQWFTVNINILKERLRQNDSDLHILQWRHGCEGDWHDNGQMKFVRGMDMYSYDGDDFLSFDNSHAVWVAPVNEAKETKRKWDDVDVLKQYTKGYLENECIKWLKDFVNYSREELKTGPAPDVYPFIQKSKVEGNMVLTCLATGFHSKNIVLRIKSDDRVLTEKDGVQSSGVRPNEDNTFQRRDHVEIVEKELAKYTCEVVHPPSGFRVQRIWEPPRVFPVVAVAAGVGILLMVGVVGLVLVLLRRRLAGCKFTKGPGQNINVVVIPANGNHNGGVGEGVEDPLLNGKCFPLQMCHEDLMLSAVVSGIWL; translated from the exons ATGTACTTCTTCGccctttttgtccttttttggaCAGGATCGATGGTAAACAGCg AGAAGCATTCCCTCACTTACATCTACACGGCCCTCTCCAAACCCGTCACATATCCGGGCATCCATCAGTTCACAGCCATGGGCCTGCTGGACGATGAGATTATCGACTACTTTGACAGtgtgaaacagaagaaagagcCCAAACAGAAGTGGATGGAAAAGAACATGGAGAAAGGCTACTGGGAGAAAGGCACACTGTCCCGCCAGAGCAAGCAGCAGTGGTTCACGGTCAACATCAACATTCTGAAGGAGAGACTGAGACAAAACGACTCGG ACCTCCATATTCTTCAGTGGAGGCACGGCTGTGAGGGCGACTGGCACGACAACGGCCAGATGAAGTTTGTGCGCGGCATGGACATGTACAGCTACGACGGAGATGACTTCCTGTCCTTCGACAACAGTCACGCAGTTTGGGTAGCCCCAGTGAACGAAGCAAAAGAGACCAAGAGAAAGTGGGATGACGTCGACGTCCTGAAACAATACACCAAAGGCTACCTGGAGAACGAGTGCATAAAATGGTTGAAGGATTTCGTGAACTACAGCCGAGAGGAGCTGAAAACAGGGC CTGCACCAGACGTGTACCCGTTCATACAGAAAAGCAAAGTGGAGGGAAACATGGTTTTGACGTGCCTGGCCACAGGTTTCCACTCCAAAAACATCGTCCTGCGTATCAAATCGGATGACCGCGTTCTGACTGAAAAGGATGGAGTGCAGAGCTCAGGCGTTCGACCAAACGAAGACAACACGTTCCAGAGAAGAGACCACGTGGAGATTGTGGAGAAGGAGCTGGCCAAGTACACCTGTGAAGTGGTTCACCCTCCGTCTGGGTTCCGTGTGCAGAGGATTTGGG AACCTCCACGTGTTTTCCCTGTGGTTGCCGTCGCTGCAGGAGTAGGGATTCTGCTCATGGTCGGAGTCGTGGGTCTGGTGCTGGTCCTGCTCAGAAGAAGATTGGCTG GTTGTAAATTCACAAAAGGCCCAG GACAAAACATTAACGTTGTGGTCATTCCCGCAA atggtAACCACAATGGTGGCGTGGGTGAAGGGGTCGAGGACCCACTCCTGAATG GTAAGTGTTTTCCTCTCCAGATGTGTCATGAAGACTTGATGTTGTCAGCTGTTGTGAGTGGGATTTGgttatga
- the LOC124074918 gene encoding class I histocompatibility antigen, F10 alpha chain-like isoform X1, translating to MYFFALFVLFWTGSMVNSEKHSLTYIYTALSKPVTYPGIHQFTAMGLLDDEIIDYFDSVKQKKEPKQKWMEKNMEKGYWEKGTLSRQSKQQWFTVNINILKERLRQNDSDLHILQWRHGCEGDWHDNGQMKFVRGMDMYSYDGDDFLSFDNSHAVWVAPVNEAKETKRKWDDVDVLKQYTKGYLENECIKWLKDFVNYSREELKTGPAPDVYPFIQKSKVEGNMVLTCLATGFHSKNIVLRIKSDDRVLTEKDGVQSSGVRPNEDNTFQRRDHVEIVEKELAKYTCEVVHPPSGFRVQRIWEPPRVFPVVAVAAGVGILLMVGVVGLVLVLLRRRLAGCKFTKGPGQNINVVVIPANGNHNGGVGEGVEDPLLNGAPPASDASSQSSNSSGGVASISDPLLNGVKGAPPASDASSQSSNSSGGVPSISVPLLNGSEGSLDSGVSSKPDSTSESGSERKTSVAEHQAENV from the exons ATGTACTTCTTCGccctttttgtccttttttggaCAGGATCGATGGTAAACAGCg AGAAGCATTCCCTCACTTACATCTACACGGCCCTCTCCAAACCCGTCACATATCCGGGCATCCATCAGTTCACAGCCATGGGCCTGCTGGACGATGAGATTATCGACTACTTTGACAGtgtgaaacagaagaaagagcCCAAACAGAAGTGGATGGAAAAGAACATGGAGAAAGGCTACTGGGAGAAAGGCACACTGTCCCGCCAGAGCAAGCAGCAGTGGTTCACGGTCAACATCAACATTCTGAAGGAGAGACTGAGACAAAACGACTCGG ACCTCCATATTCTTCAGTGGAGGCACGGCTGTGAGGGCGACTGGCACGACAACGGCCAGATGAAGTTTGTGCGCGGCATGGACATGTACAGCTACGACGGAGATGACTTCCTGTCCTTCGACAACAGTCACGCAGTTTGGGTAGCCCCAGTGAACGAAGCAAAAGAGACCAAGAGAAAGTGGGATGACGTCGACGTCCTGAAACAATACACCAAAGGCTACCTGGAGAACGAGTGCATAAAATGGTTGAAGGATTTCGTGAACTACAGCCGAGAGGAGCTGAAAACAGGGC CTGCACCAGACGTGTACCCGTTCATACAGAAAAGCAAAGTGGAGGGAAACATGGTTTTGACGTGCCTGGCCACAGGTTTCCACTCCAAAAACATCGTCCTGCGTATCAAATCGGATGACCGCGTTCTGACTGAAAAGGATGGAGTGCAGAGCTCAGGCGTTCGACCAAACGAAGACAACACGTTCCAGAGAAGAGACCACGTGGAGATTGTGGAGAAGGAGCTGGCCAAGTACACCTGTGAAGTGGTTCACCCTCCGTCTGGGTTCCGTGTGCAGAGGATTTGGG AACCTCCACGTGTTTTCCCTGTGGTTGCCGTCGCTGCAGGAGTAGGGATTCTGCTCATGGTCGGAGTCGTGGGTCTGGTGCTGGTCCTGCTCAGAAGAAGATTGGCTG GTTGTAAATTCACAAAAGGCCCAG GACAAAACATTAACGTTGTGGTCATTCCCGCAA atggtAACCACAATGGTGGCGTGGGTGAAGGGGTCGAGGACCCACTCCTGAATG GTGCACCACCTGCTAGTGATGCCAGTTCTCAGA gcaGTAACTCCAGTGGTGGCGTGGCCAGCATCAGTGACCCACTCCTGAATG GTGTTAAAGGTGCACCACCTGCTAGTGATGCCAGTTCTCAGA gcaGTAACTCCAGTGGTGGCGTGCCCAGCATCAGTGTCCCACTCCTGAATG gGTCAGAGGGGTCTCTGGACTCTGGCGTCTCCA GCAAGCCAGACTCCACGTCCGAGTCTGGGAGCGAAAGGAAAACGTCAGTGGCCGAACATCAAGCTGAAAACGTCTGA
- the LOC124074918 gene encoding class I histocompatibility antigen, F10 alpha chain-like isoform X4 yields MYFFALFVLFWTGSMVNSEKHSLTYIYTALSKPVTYPGIHQFTAMGLLDDEIIDYFDSVKQKKEPKQKWMEKNMEKGYWEKGTLSRQSKQQWFTVNINILKERLRQNDSDLHILQWRHGCEGDWHDNGQMKFVRGMDMYSYDGDDFLSFDNSHAVWVAPVNEAKETKRKWDDVDVLKQYTKGYLENECIKWLKDFVNYSREELKTGPAPDVYPFIQKSKVEGNMVLTCLATGFHSKNIVLRIKSDDRVLTEKDGVQSSGVRPNEDNTFQRRDHVEIVEKELAKYTCEVVHPPSGFRVQRIWEPPRVFPVVAVAAGVGILLMVGVVGLVLVLLRRRLAGCKFTKGPGQNINVVVIPANGNHNGGVGEGVEDPLLNGSEGSLDSGVSSKPDSTSESGSERKTSVAEHQAENV; encoded by the exons ATGTACTTCTTCGccctttttgtccttttttggaCAGGATCGATGGTAAACAGCg AGAAGCATTCCCTCACTTACATCTACACGGCCCTCTCCAAACCCGTCACATATCCGGGCATCCATCAGTTCACAGCCATGGGCCTGCTGGACGATGAGATTATCGACTACTTTGACAGtgtgaaacagaagaaagagcCCAAACAGAAGTGGATGGAAAAGAACATGGAGAAAGGCTACTGGGAGAAAGGCACACTGTCCCGCCAGAGCAAGCAGCAGTGGTTCACGGTCAACATCAACATTCTGAAGGAGAGACTGAGACAAAACGACTCGG ACCTCCATATTCTTCAGTGGAGGCACGGCTGTGAGGGCGACTGGCACGACAACGGCCAGATGAAGTTTGTGCGCGGCATGGACATGTACAGCTACGACGGAGATGACTTCCTGTCCTTCGACAACAGTCACGCAGTTTGGGTAGCCCCAGTGAACGAAGCAAAAGAGACCAAGAGAAAGTGGGATGACGTCGACGTCCTGAAACAATACACCAAAGGCTACCTGGAGAACGAGTGCATAAAATGGTTGAAGGATTTCGTGAACTACAGCCGAGAGGAGCTGAAAACAGGGC CTGCACCAGACGTGTACCCGTTCATACAGAAAAGCAAAGTGGAGGGAAACATGGTTTTGACGTGCCTGGCCACAGGTTTCCACTCCAAAAACATCGTCCTGCGTATCAAATCGGATGACCGCGTTCTGACTGAAAAGGATGGAGTGCAGAGCTCAGGCGTTCGACCAAACGAAGACAACACGTTCCAGAGAAGAGACCACGTGGAGATTGTGGAGAAGGAGCTGGCCAAGTACACCTGTGAAGTGGTTCACCCTCCGTCTGGGTTCCGTGTGCAGAGGATTTGGG AACCTCCACGTGTTTTCCCTGTGGTTGCCGTCGCTGCAGGAGTAGGGATTCTGCTCATGGTCGGAGTCGTGGGTCTGGTGCTGGTCCTGCTCAGAAGAAGATTGGCTG GTTGTAAATTCACAAAAGGCCCAG GACAAAACATTAACGTTGTGGTCATTCCCGCAA atggtAACCACAATGGTGGCGTGGGTGAAGGGGTCGAGGACCCACTCCTGAATG gGTCAGAGGGGTCTCTGGACTCTGGCGTCTCCA GCAAGCCAGACTCCACGTCCGAGTCTGGGAGCGAAAGGAAAACGTCAGTGGCCGAACATCAAGCTGAAAACGTCTGA
- the LOC124074918 gene encoding class I histocompatibility antigen, F10 alpha chain-like isoform X5 codes for MYFFALFVLFWTGSMVNSEKHSLTYIYTALSKPVTYPGIHQFTAMGLLDDEIIDYFDSVKQKKEPKQKWMEKNMEKGYWEKGTLSRQSKQQWFTVNINILKERLRQNDSDLHILQWRHGCEGDWHDNGQMKFVRGMDMYSYDGDDFLSFDNSHAVWVAPVNEAKETKRKWDDVDVLKQYTKGYLENECIKWLKDFVNYSREELKTGPAPDVYPFIQKSKVEGNMVLTCLATGFHSKNIVLRIKSDDRVLTEKDGVQSSGVRPNEDNTFQRRDHVEIVEKELAKYTCEVVHPPSGFRVQRIWEPPRVFPVVAVAAGVGILLMVGVVGLVLVLLRRRLAGCKFTKGPGQNINVVVIPASSNSSGGVPSISVPLLNGSEGSLDSGVSSKPDSTSESGSERKTSVAEHQAENV; via the exons ATGTACTTCTTCGccctttttgtccttttttggaCAGGATCGATGGTAAACAGCg AGAAGCATTCCCTCACTTACATCTACACGGCCCTCTCCAAACCCGTCACATATCCGGGCATCCATCAGTTCACAGCCATGGGCCTGCTGGACGATGAGATTATCGACTACTTTGACAGtgtgaaacagaagaaagagcCCAAACAGAAGTGGATGGAAAAGAACATGGAGAAAGGCTACTGGGAGAAAGGCACACTGTCCCGCCAGAGCAAGCAGCAGTGGTTCACGGTCAACATCAACATTCTGAAGGAGAGACTGAGACAAAACGACTCGG ACCTCCATATTCTTCAGTGGAGGCACGGCTGTGAGGGCGACTGGCACGACAACGGCCAGATGAAGTTTGTGCGCGGCATGGACATGTACAGCTACGACGGAGATGACTTCCTGTCCTTCGACAACAGTCACGCAGTTTGGGTAGCCCCAGTGAACGAAGCAAAAGAGACCAAGAGAAAGTGGGATGACGTCGACGTCCTGAAACAATACACCAAAGGCTACCTGGAGAACGAGTGCATAAAATGGTTGAAGGATTTCGTGAACTACAGCCGAGAGGAGCTGAAAACAGGGC CTGCACCAGACGTGTACCCGTTCATACAGAAAAGCAAAGTGGAGGGAAACATGGTTTTGACGTGCCTGGCCACAGGTTTCCACTCCAAAAACATCGTCCTGCGTATCAAATCGGATGACCGCGTTCTGACTGAAAAGGATGGAGTGCAGAGCTCAGGCGTTCGACCAAACGAAGACAACACGTTCCAGAGAAGAGACCACGTGGAGATTGTGGAGAAGGAGCTGGCCAAGTACACCTGTGAAGTGGTTCACCCTCCGTCTGGGTTCCGTGTGCAGAGGATTTGGG AACCTCCACGTGTTTTCCCTGTGGTTGCCGTCGCTGCAGGAGTAGGGATTCTGCTCATGGTCGGAGTCGTGGGTCTGGTGCTGGTCCTGCTCAGAAGAAGATTGGCTG GTTGTAAATTCACAAAAGGCCCAG GACAAAACATTAACGTTGTGGTCATTCCCGCAA gcaGTAACTCCAGTGGTGGCGTGCCCAGCATCAGTGTCCCACTCCTGAATG gGTCAGAGGGGTCTCTGGACTCTGGCGTCTCCA GCAAGCCAGACTCCACGTCCGAGTCTGGGAGCGAAAGGAAAACGTCAGTGGCCGAACATCAAGCTGAAAACGTCTGA